The Bacteroidales bacterium genome includes a region encoding these proteins:
- a CDS encoding T9SS type A sorting domain-containing protein — protein MHLHILSHFRQILSCTIVSFLLISQQPLQAQAYSYHWGHPSPQGNTIYNIVFQDSNMGWAVTGCGQILKSIDGGTSWAISLTADSLCNDLYDIILTSAGTMIASGNSGRILRSTDQGISWQTLSYPDAGRLYDLALIPGGGISAAGQSGKVLLSFDDGLSWTNKGPGGTGYARHHCWKTQLEGYVVGSGLFMHTTDGGNSWSQVAAPPYFGLNEIYFTDDATGYAIEDFGYWKTTNGGISWNHVSMFSGIDYRFRTLVLDPSHWFAVSFQEGGDLWETTDAGENWTLKASYNNIGSACIVKNGERILFGSDLGDIYYTNDGGNTISDAVENLAVFPSAPIITIGKRPDGTLFANNQPNSGTNNGSFFRSDNGGQSWYLPATPPGLRWVYDIQFADNQHGVLGSYGDIRYTLDGGTTWNASTLPTDYRIDNFATPAVDRYFAATYSTQGGGNIYRSADQGASWQVVEGGLPVNTLYLSAIAFATATTGYVSCQNISNQPVFYKTIDGGSTWTLIASTGISSYVSEMLWLDENTGLAAVPNGESGIFRTTDGGNHWNKVSESSGRHFSGRMENRIAAIDAGDAFFQESMDGGLSWMPYYPPLSSANIGFQGYVESIRVTENGYILGGMGNRLLLAERGIHTGIPSPEKEELAHLLTVHPNPVIYTSTITVDLPESTHIFIEILDALGRHIATLADARKPEGRFTLPLFSEQLKNKLKPGTYFLLLQTGNYSETLKVVITQ, from the coding sequence ATGCATTTACATATACTATCTCATTTCCGGCAGATACTTTCATGTACAATCGTATCTTTCCTGCTAATCAGCCAGCAACCCTTGCAAGCCCAGGCTTATTCCTATCATTGGGGGCACCCTTCTCCCCAGGGGAATACTATTTATAACATTGTCTTCCAGGATTCAAATATGGGCTGGGCTGTTACTGGCTGTGGGCAAATTTTGAAGAGTATTGACGGGGGAACAAGTTGGGCCATTTCCCTTACAGCAGACAGCCTCTGCAACGATCTGTATGATATCATCCTGACATCGGCCGGCACCATGATCGCTTCCGGGAATTCCGGGCGCATCCTTCGTAGCACCGACCAGGGAATAAGCTGGCAAACCCTATCCTATCCGGATGCTGGAAGGCTGTATGACCTTGCTCTTATACCCGGGGGAGGGATATCTGCTGCAGGCCAGTCAGGAAAAGTCCTGCTATCCTTCGACGACGGACTTTCATGGACCAATAAGGGTCCGGGGGGTACCGGATATGCAAGGCACCATTGCTGGAAAACCCAACTGGAAGGGTATGTGGTTGGATCCGGTTTATTTATGCACACCACAGATGGAGGGAACAGCTGGTCGCAGGTGGCCGCTCCCCCCTATTTCGGATTAAACGAAATTTACTTCACTGACGATGCTACTGGTTATGCCATCGAAGATTTTGGCTATTGGAAAACCACCAACGGGGGAATTTCCTGGAATCATGTCTCCATGTTTTCAGGAATTGATTATCGCTTCCGAACCCTTGTCCTGGACCCCTCCCATTGGTTTGCAGTGAGTTTCCAGGAAGGGGGCGATCTCTGGGAGACCACAGATGCCGGGGAAAACTGGACACTGAAAGCTTCCTATAACAACATTGGTTCTGCCTGTATTGTAAAAAACGGTGAGCGCATCCTTTTCGGTTCCGATCTGGGAGATATTTATTATACGAATGACGGGGGAAATACCATTTCGGATGCAGTTGAGAACTTGGCTGTTTTTCCTTCTGCACCTATTATCACTATAGGAAAACGGCCCGACGGAACCCTCTTTGCCAATAACCAGCCCAATTCAGGAACCAACAACGGGAGTTTCTTCAGAAGCGATAACGGCGGTCAAAGCTGGTATTTGCCTGCAACGCCTCCCGGCCTTCGCTGGGTTTACGATATACAGTTTGCCGACAACCAGCATGGAGTATTGGGTTCCTATGGTGATATCAGGTACACCCTGGATGGAGGCACTACCTGGAATGCAAGTACGCTTCCCACCGATTACAGGATTGATAATTTTGCAACACCCGCCGTCGACCGCTATTTTGCAGCAACCTATTCCACCCAGGGAGGTGGAAATATATACAGGAGTGCTGACCAGGGAGCCAGCTGGCAAGTAGTGGAAGGAGGGCTGCCCGTAAATACGCTTTACCTTTCAGCCATTGCTTTTGCAACTGCGACAACAGGCTATGTTTCCTGTCAAAACATCAGCAACCAGCCAGTTTTTTATAAAACGATTGACGGTGGCAGTACCTGGACATTGATTGCCAGTACAGGCATTTCCAGTTATGTTTCCGAAATGCTGTGGCTCGATGAAAACACCGGCCTGGCTGCTGTGCCGAACGGTGAAAGCGGAATCTTCAGGACAACTGATGGCGGGAATCACTGGAATAAAGTATCGGAAAGCAGCGGGCGCCATTTTTCAGGTAGGATGGAGAATCGTATAGCAGCTATAGATGCCGGGGATGCATTCTTCCAGGAATCGATGGATGGTGGTTTAAGCTGGATGCCTTATTATCCTCCGCTTAGTTCTGCTAATATCGGTTTCCAGGGCTATGTTGAATCCATCCGGGTAACCGAAAACGGGTACATTTTGGGAGGCATGGGAAACCGCCTGCTCCTGGCCGAAAGAGGCATTCATACAGGCATCCCGTCTCCAGAAAAGGAAGAACTTGCACATTTGCTAACGGTACATCCGAATCCGGTTATCTACACATCCACTATCACTGTGGATTTGCCCGAAAGCACACATATTTTCATTGAAATCCTGGATGCCTTGGGACGTCATATTGCTACATTGGCAGATGCAAGAAAACCAGAAGGGCGTTTTACCCTCCCATTGTTTTCTGAGCAACTCAAAAATAAGTTAAAACCTGGCACTTATTTTCTGCTCCTTCAAACAGGCAACTACTCTGAAACCCTTAAAGTAGTGATTACCCAATGA